A single region of the Globicephala melas chromosome 12, mGloMel1.2, whole genome shotgun sequence genome encodes:
- the MITD1 gene encoding MIT domain-containing protein 1 isoform X2, translating to MDRAENIKKYLDQEKEAGKYHKQIKIEENATGFSYESLFQEYLNETVTEVWIEDPYIRHTHQLYNFLRFCEMLVKRPCKIKTIHLLTSLDEGSGKEQQSSGLEEIRESLRNHGVQLELEYSSVIHDREIRFNNGWMIKIGRGLDYFKKPQSRFSLGYCDFDLRPCHETTVDIFHNKHTQKI from the exons ATGGATAGagcagaaaacataaagaaatacttggatcaagaaaaagaag CTGGAAAATATCACaagcaaattaaaatagaagAGAACGCAACAGGTTTCAGTTATGAGTCACTTTTTCAAGAATACCTGAATGAAACAGTTACGGAAGTTTGGATAGAAGATCCATACATTAGACACACTCATCAG CTGTATAACTTCCTTCGATTTTGTGAGATGCTGGTTAAGAGACCATGTAAGATAAAAACTATTCATCTCCTCACCTCTCTGGATGAA GGCAGTGGGAAAGAACAGCAAAGTAGTGGCCTGGAAGAAATAAGAGAGTCACTCAGGAATCATGGAGTGCAGTTGGAATTAGAATACTCTTCTGTGATACACGACCGGGAAATTAG GTTCAACAATGGATGGATGATTAAGATCGGAAGGGGACTTGATTATTTTAAGAAACCACAG aGTCGTTTTTCTCTTGgatattgtgattttgatttaagACCATGTCATGAAACAACAGTGGACATTTTTCATaataagcacacacaaaaaatatga
- the LIPT1 gene encoding lipoyl amidotransferase LIPT1, mitochondrial, which yields MLIPFSMKNCFQLLCNLKVPAAGFKDTVKSGLILQSVSNDVYQNLAVEDWIHDHMNLEAKPVLFFWRNSPSVVIGRHQNPWQECNLNLMREGGVKLARRRSGGGTVYHDMGNINLTFFTTKKMYDRMENLKLVVKALKAVQPQLDVRATKRFDLLLDGQFKISGTASRIGQTAAYHHCTLLCSTDGTFLSSLLKSPYQGVRSTATASTPALVKNLMEKDPTLTCEVVINAIATEYATSHQIDNHIHLINPTDETLFPGINSRAKELQTWEWIYGKTPKFSVNTSFNVLYEHSHLEIKVFIDIKNGRIEICNIEAPDHWLPLEIRDKLNSGFIGSKFCPIETTMLTSILHRTCPEDDELHSKWNMLCEKIKGIM from the coding sequence atgctGATCCCATTTTCAATGAAGAATTGCTTCCAGTTACTTTGTAACCTCAAGGTCCCAGCAGCTGGTTTTAAAGACACAGTTAAAAGTGGGCTCATTTTACAGTCAGTTTCCAATGATGTTTACCAAAACCTGGCTGTAGAAGACTGGATCCATGACCATATGAATCTAGAAGCCAAGCCGGTTCTTTTCTTTTGGAGGAATTCTCCCTCTGTTGTAATTGGTCGGCATCAGAACCCTTGGCAGGAATGTAACCTGAATCTGATGAGAGAAGGAGGTGTAAAACTAGCTcggaggagaagtggaggaggAACAGTCTACCATGATATGGGTAACATCAACTTGACTTTTTTTACAACCAAAAAAATGTACGATAGGATGGAAAATCTAAAATTAGTTGTTAAAGCTCTGAAGGCTGTCCAGCCGCAGCTGGATGTGCGGGCTACCAAAAGGTTTGACCTTTTACTTGATGGACAGTTTAAAATCTCAGGAACAGCTTCCAGGATTGGCCAGACCGCTGCTTATCACCACTGCACTTTGCTATGCAGTACCGATGGGACCTTCTTGTCATCTTTGTTGAAGAGCCCTTACCAAGGGGTCAGGAGTACTGCCACTGCGAGCACACCTGCCTTAGTAAAAAATCTTATGGAAAAAGATCCCACCCTGACCTGCGAAGTAGTGATAAATGCTATTGCCACAGAGTATGCTACATCTCATCAAATCGATAATCACATTCACCTAATAAACCCAACAGACGAGACGCTGTTTCCTGGAATAAACAGCAGAGCCAAAGAACTACAGACCTGGGAGTGGATATATGGCAAAACTCCAAAGTTCAGTGTAAACACTTCCTTCAATGTGTTATATGAACATTCACACTTGGAAATTAAAGTATTCatagacataaagaatggaagaATTGAAATCTGTAATATTGAAGCACCTGACCATTGGTTGCCGCTGGAAATACGTGACAAGTTAAATTCAGGTTTTATTGGTAGTAAATTTTGCCCAATTGAAACGACTATGCTTACAAGTATATTACATAGAACATGTCCAGAAGATGATGAACTACACAGTAAATGGAATATGCTCTGTGAAAAAATTAAGGGAATAATGTGA